From the Acidobacteriota bacterium genome, one window contains:
- a CDS encoding SprT family zinc-dependent metalloprotease — MSTDRYYMDVRGVPVAVIRKDIKNLHLSVYPPEGQVRVSAPLRLDDDAIRLAVVSRLGWIRRKRAEFEQQDRQTQRDFVSGESHYFEGRRYRLDVVESRGPVGIRLRNNAWMEMRVRPETGRDAREALFYRWYRAQLRQHIPEVIAKWESRLGVHVADWRIRRMKTRWGSCNAGACRIWLNSELAKKPLSCLEYVVVHEMAHLAEPSHNERFREIMDRVMPSWCLRAEELNRTHPADEVWGELLPTR; from the coding sequence GTGAGTACTGACAGATACTACATGGATGTCCGCGGCGTTCCCGTGGCGGTCATCCGCAAGGACATCAAGAACCTCCACCTGAGCGTCTATCCCCCCGAAGGGCAAGTGCGCGTCTCGGCTCCACTGCGTCTCGACGACGACGCGATACGGCTGGCGGTTGTTTCGCGCCTCGGATGGATTCGGCGCAAGCGTGCCGAGTTTGAGCAGCAGGACCGCCAAACCCAGCGCGACTTCGTATCCGGTGAGAGTCACTACTTCGAGGGACGACGCTATCGCCTGGATGTGGTTGAATCGCGAGGCCCAGTCGGTATTCGCCTGCGCAACAATGCCTGGATGGAGATGCGCGTGCGCCCCGAGACCGGCCGCGACGCCCGCGAGGCCCTGTTCTACCGTTGGTATCGGGCTCAGTTGCGACAGCATATCCCTGAGGTGATCGCCAAGTGGGAATCCCGGCTCGGTGTGCATGTGGCCGACTGGCGCATCCGTCGCATGAAGACCCGCTGGGGAAGCTGCAATGCCGGGGCATGCCGTATCTGGCTCAACTCCGAGCTGGCCAAGAAGCCCCTGTCCTGCCTGGAATACGTCGTCGTCCACGAGATGGCCCACCTTGCCGAGCCGAGCCACAACGAGCGCTTCCGGGAAATAATGGACCGCGTCATGCCGAGTTGGTGCCTGCGCGCCGAAGAGTTGAATCGCACCCATCCTGCCGATGAAGTCTGGGGGGAATTGCTGCCCACCAGGTAA